A genomic window from Neoarius graeffei isolate fNeoGra1 chromosome 5, fNeoGra1.pri, whole genome shotgun sequence includes:
- the sphk2 gene encoding sphingosine kinase 2: MRSPSPRSPSPNSCLTQDALLHGQFTGWSMGGNSGGSSGGSSSGADSGPSSPAGSASLPSSPSSCTYSLTLTLTHIHVQRIWKPGKESQVIMPLSELAGCNCPRAPAPPLLVLYWYPVGRRRRGVAKRRQVRAYLAESRVEAEKWNTAVQCLLRGIDISIYTEFSKSLLPRPRRLLLLVNPFSGRGLAMQWCQTHILPMISEANISYNLIQTERQNHARELIREISLHEWDGIVIVSGDGLLHEVINGLMERPDWEQAIKTPVGILPCGSGNALAGSINHYAGYDMCLREPLLINCCFLLCRGGVRPMDLVSVTTSPSTSSNQNGRPPSPKRLFSFLSVAWGFVSDVDIESERYRGLGSARFTLGTLVRLASLRSYKGRLSYLPPGGANLTPEVSSQTPHRPLSRSITEGLEGYCRMPIHRTCSDMGLSEQRSLQKGDREREREERDRERRRRRGRARGGGVVRASSLAEDREREMEAEERMEGTSGLSAQSNGRLESNEEEEEDDCAGNTTEEGIDDVDEGKEVEERMEGTSGSSMESSERQESERNEKISTNEEGEDGKWNGTDGTRDVREEYSADEGRKEEEEEAYSNPDQQKMLRKNSAPSSQIATAFFSRPIGADSEHEVETQAYEREDADLEGTFFHCGAFPADPARERALTISSPFRRSRFSLSKPKTSADQNKNQKPSVSKPRPLSLLQQSSSNSLPPKFPSLSLSLSPTPPSSPSNSGPHTCLPSSTSSSAFSFELVHPGRLKTRPPVISPVDPPPQDNLLPPLDQPLPTRDWVTIEGDFVLVLAIYQSHLGADLFAAPHAQFDDGLIHLTFVRAGISRATLLRLFLAMERGTHLSLSSPYVSHVSARAFRLQPLSPRGTLTVDGELVPYGPLQAQIHPSMARIIVGDSGVKITRF, from the exons ATGCGCTCTCCGAGTCCTCGCAGTCCGTCCCCGAACTCTTGCTTGACCCAGGATGCTTTGCTGCACGGCCAATTCACAGGCTGGAGCATGGGCGGGAACTCGGGGGGGAGCTCGGGGGGGAGCAGCAGCGGCGCTGACAGTGGCCCGAGCAGCCCTGCAGGCAGCGCTTCATTACCCTCGAGCCCTTCGTCGTGCACTTACAGCCTCACTCTGACCCTGACTCATATCCATGTGCAGAGGATTTGGAAGCCTGGGAAGGAATCCCAAGTCATAATGCCTCTGTCTGAACTGGCAGGGTGTAACTGCCCCCGAGCTCCCGCCCCGCCGCTGCTGGTGCTCTATTGGTACCCGGTGGGAAGACGGCGCAGGGGCGTGGCTAAACGCAGGCAAGTGCGTGCTTACCTGGCGGAGAGCAGAGTGGAGGCGGAGAAATGGAACACGGCTGTGCAGTGCCTGCTGAGAGGGATCGACATCAGCATCTACACAG AATTCAGCAAAAGCTTGTTGCCCCGCCCACGTCGCCTGCTGCTATTGGTCAATCCGTTCAGTGGGCGGGGTTTGGCAATGCAATGGTGTCAGACACACATTTTACCGATGATCAGTGAAGCCAACATCAGCTACAACCTCATACAGAcag AACGGCAGAATCACGCCCGCGAGCTGATCAGAGAGATTTCTCTGCACGAGTGGGATGGCATTGTTATTGTCTCTGGAGATGGATTGCTGCATGAG GTGATTAATGGCCTCATGGAGAGGCCAGACTGGGAACAAGCAATTAAAACTCCAGTGGGAATTTTACCGTGCGGTTCTGGCAACGCGCTCGCTGGCTCCATTAACCACTATGCAGG ATATGACATGTGCCTTCGCGAGCCCCTACTCATCAACTGCTGCTTCCTGCTTTGCCGTGGCGGAGTCCGTCCCATGGACCTGGTGTCCGTGACAACAAGCCCGTCTACGTCATCCAATCAAAACGGACGACCCCCATCACCCAAGAGActcttctctttcctctctgtagCCTGGGGCTTTGTTTCAGACGTGGACATCGAGAGTGAGCGTTACAGAGGACTCGGTTCTGCTCGCTTCACATTGGGCACGCTGGTGCGTTTAGCATCTCTGCGCTCCTATAAGGGTCGCTTGTCCTATTTGCCCCCTGGAGGGGCAAATTTAACCCCTGAAGTTTCCTCGCAGACTCCACATCGACCCCTTTCCCGCAGCATCACTGAAGGACTTGAAGGATACTGTAGAATGCCAATCCATCGCACTTGTTCTGATATGGGTCTCAGCGAACAGAGGAGCCTCCAAAAGGGTGATAGAGAGAGGGAAAGGGAGGAGAGAGATCGGGAGAGGCGGAGGAGAAGAGGGAGAGCGAGAGGTGGAGGAGTGGTGAGGGCGAGCAGTCTTGCTGAGGATCGAGAAAGAGAAATGGAGGCGGAAGAGAGGATGGAGGGAACGTCTGGGTTGAGTGCACAGTCAAACGGAAGATTGGAGTCGaacgaggaggaggaagaagatgaCTGTGCAGGAAATACGACAGAAGAGGGAATTGATGATGTAGATGAAGGAAAAGAGGTGGAGGAGAGGATGGAAGGCACATCCGGGTCTAGTATGGAGTCAAGTGAAAGACAGGAGTCTGAGAGGAATGAGAAAATTTCCACAAATGAAGAAGGAGAGGATGGGAAATGGAATGGCACGGATGGAACGAGGGATGTGAGAGAAGAATACAGTGCAGATGAaggaagaaaggaggaggaggaggaggcataTTCAAACCCAGACCAACAAAAGATGCTTCGTAAAAACTCCGCTCCGTCCAGTCAGATCGCAACCGCCTTCTTTAGCCGGCCAATCGGAGCAGATTCCGAACACGAAGTAGAAACGCAAGCATATGAGAGGGAAGATGCAGATCTGGAAGGGACTTTTTTCCATTGTGGTGCATTTCCAGCGGACCCGGCACGAGAGCGAGCGCTCACCATTTCCTCACCGTTTCGTCGTTCACGGTTTTCCCTCTCGAAACCCAAAACCTCGGCggaccagaacaagaaccagaaaCCGAGTGTGTCTAAGCCCCGCCCTCTTTCCCTCCTCCAACAGTCCAGTTCTAACTCCCTACCACCCAAATTCCCTTCGCTTTCTTTGTCTCTTTCCCCAACCCCTCCTTCATCACCTTCCAATTCAGGCCCACATACCTGCCTGCCAAGCTCCACCTCGTCATCAGCCTTCTCCTTTGAATTGGTCCATCCTGGTCGGCTTAAAACCCGCCCCCCAGTTATTTCCCCTGTGGATCCACCCCCACAAGACAACCTCTTGCCCCCCCTCGATCAGCCGCTGCCTACTCGAGATTGGGTGACAATTGAAGGCGACTTTGTTCTCGTACTTGCTATCTACCAGTCGCATTTGGGTGCCGATTTGTTCGCAGCGCCGCATGCACAATTTGATGACGGACTCATTCACTTGACGTTTGTGAGGGCCGGGATCTCCCGGGCAACGCTTCTCCGCCTATTTCTGGCAATGGAAAGAGGTACCCATCTTTCTCTGTCGTCACCTTATGTGAGCCATGTTTCCGCTCGAGCGTTTCGGCTGCAGCCCCTATCGCCACGGGGGACGCTAACTGTGGATGGAGAACTTGTGCCCTACGGACCCCTGCAGGCACAG atccatccatccatggccCGCATCAttgtgggagactcaggagtgaagatcACAAGATTCTGA